A genomic window from Panthera tigris isolate Pti1 chromosome B4, P.tigris_Pti1_mat1.1, whole genome shotgun sequence includes:
- the ZBED4 gene encoding zinc finger BED domain-containing protein 4: MENNQEPRPKGDGQFVSAKRNFKIEGEDVRLPNHGLEGVEFKSEEDRKRAEAGEAGGGREPPGQRLPADQEEEYGSLFSQYSGTLYDVAMEAVTQSLLSGRGASSRKKSPAWKHFFISPRDSTKAICTYCMKEFSRGKNEKDLSTSCLMRHVRRAHPTVLVPENGGVPAPPSLSPPPLRLPPAPADTGDPGAVLSPAKLAPGLASKAPSRDDAAEESAVSPEEVPSDASASEKAGREEAPGGPPPLPTLHCEETSDNGPERNPPLPRSASGSRRRSAVWKHFYLSPLDNSKAVCIHCMNEFSRGKNGKDLGTSCLIRHMWRAHRSIALQENGGGPGIPPPYAAPPTLLPALPPPEGGPGSVSSSPGTLAQESPSASPDRPAEDSQGRPNPGDALPEDASALSSDDAGEALPAPSPEEPQGDGLSPGLLESGAVFQQNKKVMKRLKSEVWHHFSLAPTDSLKAVCRHCACVISRGKRGDVGTSCLMRHLYRRHPEVVGSQKGLLGAGLADAPYATLASAEGSSSRLTDLPATVSKHNQVMFPIHSKKTSKLWNHFSVCSADPTKVVCLHCGRTISRGKKPTNLGTSCLLRHLQRFHGSALKADAPRAARPSSPGLRGPPGAELSGASSLDDTAEKFYDSHPVAKKITSLIAEMIALDLQPYSFVDNVGFNRLLEYLKPQYSLPSPSYFSRTAIPGMYDNVKQIVMSHLKEAESGVVHFTSGIWMSNQTREYLTLTAHWVTFASSSRPYREDRHCSALLDVSQVDCDYGGNGIRKQLECWWEAWVTSPGLQVGITVTDNPSIGKTLSEGERASVQCFSHTVDLVVGEAIKSQRMVQNLLSIARKICERVHRSPKAKEKLAELQKEYALPQRHLIQDVPSRWNTSFHMLERLIEQKRAINEMSVECNFRELISCDQWEVMQSVCHALKPFDAASREMSAHASTLGQVIPMIHILNRKIEMLFEETMGIDTMLKSLKEAMVSRLAATLHDPRYVFATLLDPRYKASLFSEEEATQYKQDLIRELEELNSTSEDAPVSNGCHPGSPSGDSVGEEDLWSLVAKMTRKGPKEKTKVPEDMVLAYLEEEVLEHSCDPLTYWSLKRSAWPGLSALAVRFLGCPPSIVPSERLFGTPTENGGFGQSRLTMEHFEKLIFLKVNLPLIYFQY; the protein is encoded by the coding sequence ATGGAGAATAACCAGGAGCCTCGTCCCAAGGGGGATGGCCAGTTTGTTTCcgctaaaagaaattttaagatagAAGGGGAAGATGTTCGACTCCCGAATCACGGTCTGGAAGGAGTGGAGTTTAAAAGCGAGGAGGACAGGAAACGGGCGGAGGCCGGGGAGGCGGGCGGGGGCCGCGAGCCCCCCGGCCAGCGCCTCCCTGCCGACCAGGAGGAGGAGTACGGGTCCCTGTTCTCCCAGTACAGCGGCACGCTGTACGACGTGGCCATGGAGGCCGTGACGCAGAGCCTGCTCTCCGGCCGGGGCGCGAGCTCCCGGAAGAAGTCTCCGGCCTGGAAGCATTTCTTCATCTCGCCCCGGGACAGCACGAAGGCCATCTGCACGTACTGCATGAAGGAGTTCAGCCGCGGGAAGAACGAGAAGGACTTGAGCACCAGCTGCCTCATGAGGCACGTGAGGAGGGCGCACCCCACGGTGCTCGTCCCGGAGAACGGCGGCGTGCCGGCCCCGCCCTCCCTCTCGCCGCCTCCGCTGCGGCTGCCGCCAGCGCCCGCCGACACCGGGGACCCGGGCGCCGTGCTCTCGCCCGCCAAGCTCGCCCCCGGACTGGCGTCCAAGGCCCCTTCCCGCGACGACGCGGCGGAGGAGTCCGCGGTCTCCCCCGAGGAAGTGCCCTCCGACGCGTCCGCCTCCGAGAAGGCGGGCAGGGAGGAGGCCCCGGGGGGgccgccgcccctccccaccctccactgcGAGGAGACCTCGGACAACGGCCCGGAGAGAAACCCCCCGCTCCCGAGGAGCGCGTCCGGGTCCCGGCGGCGGTCTGCCGTGTGGAAGCACTTCTACCTGTCGCCGCTGGACAACTCCAAGGCCGTGTGCATCCACTGCATGAACGAGTTCAGCAGAGGCAAGAACGGGAAGGACCTGGGCACCAGCTGCCTCATCAGACACATGTGGCGGGCGCACCGCTCCATCGCCCTGCAGGAGAACGGGGGCGGCCCGGGCATCCCGCCCCCGTACGCCgcgccccccaccctgctgcccgCCCTGCCGCCCCCGGAGGGGGGCCCGGGCTCCGTGTCGTCCTCGCCCGGGACGCTGGCCCAGGAGTCCCCCTCCGCGTCCCCCGACCGGCCGGCCGAGGACTCGCAGGGGCGCCCGAACCCCGGGGACGCGCTCCCGGAGGACGCGTCGGCCCTGTCCTCTGACGACGCGGGCGAGGCCTTGCCGGCGCCCTCCCCCGAGGAGCCGCAGGGAGACGGGCTGAGCCCCGGCCTGTTGGAGTCCGGCGCCGTGTTCCAGCAGAACAAGAAGGTCATGAAGAGGCTGAAGTCGGAGGTTTGGCATCACTTCTCGCTGGCGCCCACGGACAGCCTCAAGGCCGTGTGCCGACACTGCGCCTGCGTCATCAGCCGGGGGAAGAGGGGCGACGTGGGCACCAGCTGTCTGATGAGGCACCTCTACCGACGCCACCCCGAGGTCGTGGGGAGCCAGAAGGGCTTGCTGGGTGCGGGTTTGGCAGATGCTCCGTACGCGACCTTGGCCTCCGCGGAGGGTTCCTCCTCCAGGTTGACGGACCTGCCGGCGACGGTTTCCAAACACAATCAAGTTATGTTTCCCATTCACAGCAAAAAGACCTCCAAGCTATGGAACCACTTCTCCGTCTGCTCCGCAGACCCCACGAAAGTCGTGTGCTTGCACTGCGGCCGCACGATAAGCAGGGGGAAGAAGCCCACCAACCTGGGCACCAGCTGCCTTCTGCGGCACCTGCAGAGGTTCCACGGCAGTGCGCTGAAGGCCGACGCGCCCAGGGCCGCGCGGCCCTCCTCGCCCGGCCTCCGCGGGCCCCCGGGCGCAGAGCTGTCGGGAGCTTCTTCCTTGGATGACACCGCCGAGAAGTTTTATGATTCCCACCCAGTTGCCAAAAAAATCACAAGTCTCATAGCCGAAATGATTGCACTTGACCTCCAGCCATATTCTTTTGTAGACAATGTTGGCTTTAACAGGCTGCTCGAATACTTGAAACCTCAGTACTCCCTGCCCTCGCCCTCCTACTTCTCCAGGACCGCCATCCCAGGCATGTACGATAATGTGAAGCAGATAGTCATGTCCCACCTGAAGGAGGCGGAGAGCGGCGTGGTCCACTTCACGTCGGGAATATGGATGAGTAACCAGACCCGCGAGTACCTGACGCTCACCGCGCACTGGGTCACCTTCGCGTCGTCGTCCCGGCCGTACCGTGAGGACCGCCACTGCTCGGCCCTGCTGGACGTGTCGCAGGTCGACTGTGACTACGGCGGCAACGGCATCAGGAAGCAGCTCGAGTGCTGGTGGGAGGCCTGGGTGACGTCCCCCGGCCTTCAGGTCGGGATCACGGTCACCGACAACCCGAGCATAGGGAAGACGCTGAGCGAAGGGGAGCGAGCGAGCGTGCAGTGCTTCAGCCACACGGTCGACCTCGTGGTCGGCGAGGCCATCAAGAGCCAGCGGATGGTCCAGAATCTGCTTAGCATCGCGCGGAAGATATGTGAGCGGGTCCACCGGTCGCCCAAAGCGAAGGAGAAGCTGGCGGAGCTGCAGAAGGAGTACGCGCTGCCCCAGCGCCACCTCATTCAGGACGTCCCGTCCAGGTGGAACACGTCTTTCCACATGCTCGAGCGGCTCATCGAGCAGAAGCGGGCGATCAACGAGATGTCCGTCGAGTGCAACTTCAGAGAGCTGATCAGCTGCGACCAGTGGGAGGTCATGCAGTCCGTGTGCCACGCGCTGAAGCCCTTCGACGCCGCGAGCCGGGAGATGAGCGCTCACGCGTCCACGCTCGGCCAGGTCATCCCCATGATCCACATCCTCAACAGGAAGATCGAGATGCTCTTCGAGGAGACCATGGGCATCGACACCATGCTCAAGTCTCTGAAGGAGGCCATGGTGAGCCGGCTGGCCGCCACGCTCCACGACCCCAGGTACGTCTTTGCCACGCTGCTGGACCCCCGCTACAAGGCCTCCCTGTTCTCGGAAGAGGAGGCCACGCAGTACAAGCAGGATCTAATCAGGGAACTGGAGGAGCTCAACTCTACCTCGGAGGACGCGCCCGTCTCCAACGggtgccacccaggctccccctccgGAGACTCGGTTGGGGAGGAAGACCTGTGGTCGCTCGTGGCCAAGATGACCAGGAAGGGCCCCAAGGAGAAGACGAAGGTGCCCGAGGACATGGTGCTTGCGTATCTGGAGGAGGAGGTGCTCGAACACAGCTGTGACCCCCTCACCTACTGGAGCCTGAAGAGGTCGGCCTGGCCAGGCCTCTCCGCTCTGGCCGTCAGGTTTCTGGGCTGCCCCCCGAGCATCGTCCCTTCCGAAAGGCTGTTCGGCACACCCACCGAGAACGGAGGCTTTGGCCAGTCCAGGCTCACGATGGAACACTTCGAAAAACTCATCTTTTTGAAAGTGAATCTTCCCTTAATATACTTTCAGTATTGA